TCTGGAAGACCAAGATTATTTGAGGTTGTGCAGCGGGTGCAAGAAATTAATGCAACAAGATTATATCGATTGAAAAAGAATGAGTTTCCCGGACAGTCATATAGTAAAAAAATTCTTGATACAAATCCGGATTTAAAAGTTGATTATATTGTGGCTCCACCACGTATGGCTTTTTATATGAAATATAGCACAAGGATTTATAATATCTATTTGAAATATGTTGCTCCTGAAGATATCCATGTATATTCTATTGATGAAGTATTTATGGATGTGACTTCTTATTTGAATACGTATGGATTATCCGCAAAAGAACTTGCACAGAAGATGATATTGGATGTCTTGAATACAACTGGAATTACTGCAACCGCAGGAATAGGAACTAATTTGTATCTTTGTAAAATAGCAATGGATATTGTTGCCAAACATATACCTGCAGATGAAAATGGTGTGAGAATTGCAGAATTGGATGAAAAGTCATATCGAGAGAAGCTATGGGAACATAAACCATTGACTGATTTTTGGCGAGTAGGTAGAGGGTATATTAAAAAATTAGAATCTGTAGGACTATATACAATGGGCGATATCGCAAGATGTTCTCTTGGAAAAGAGTCAGATTATTATAATGAAGACTTGCTGCGTAGAATGTTTGGTAAAAATACAGAGCTTTTGATTGACCATGCATGGGGTTATGAACCGGTTACAATTTCAGATATAAAAGCATATAAGCCGGAGAGCAATAGTATTGGAAGCGGACAGGTTTTACACTGTGGAACTGATTTTGATAAAACGAAAATTATTGTGCGTGAAATGACTGAGATGCTGGTCTTAGATTTGGTTAGTAAGAATCTTGTAACGGATCAGATTGTATTAACGATTGGCTACGATAGAGAAAATCTATTAGATTCTTCCAGAATGAGTAAGTATAAGGGAGAGTTCTCTTTT
This window of the Mediterraneibacter gnavus ATCC 29149 genome carries:
- a CDS encoding DNA methylase, whose protein sequence is MNNKSYIAIDLKSFYASVECIERGLDPMDTNLVVADNSRTEKTICLAVTPSLKSYGISGRPRLFEVVQRVQEINATRLYRLKKNEFPGQSYSKKILDTNPDLKVDYIVAPPRMAFYMKYSTRIYNIYLKYVAPEDIHVYSIDEVFMDVTSYLNTYGLSAKELAQKMILDVLNTTGITATAGIGTNLYLCKIAMDIVAKHIPADENGVRIAELDEKSYREKLWEHKPLTDFWRVGRGYIKKLESVGLYTMGDIARCSLGKESDYYNEDLLRRMFGKNTELLIDHAWGYEPVTISDIKAYKPESNSIGSGQVLHCGTDFDKTKIIVREMTEMLVLDLVSKNLVTDQIVLTIGYDRENLLDSSRMSKYKGEFSFDQYGRKIPKHAHGTVNLDSYTSSTSVIVRAVLDLFSRIVDENLLVRRINMSANHVISEKEAKQDRYEQLNLFDMISEKEDAVDQEQLKKEKDIQKAILDIKKKFGKNAILKGMSLQEGATAIDRNNQIGGHKA